The segment GAACTAGGAAACTATTCCTGATcccggagggggaggggggaggatgagCCGCGACGCTGGGCCACGTTGCCCAGCAGCTCGGGGAACTGCAATACCTGGGCCCCCTCTGCCCTACACATGCATGgcgagcgcgcgcgcgcgcacacacgcacgcacgcacacatacacgcacacaagTGCGCTGAGGGGCTTGGTAGGCGCCACCAAAGAGGTGAAGTCTGGGGCCAGAGAATTCTCGGGGGGCCGGACAGGACAGCATTATTGAAAAAAGGACACCACTGGCACAATTAGGTTTTGGCCTTTAGTCTGAAAAAGTGTTGATTGAAAGTGTACAACAGAGAGCGGGTGCAAGCGGCTGGGGGCCATGGAGCCgccaataaaaaagaatgtcctTAAATAAAGTTCACAGAGTAAAAACCAGAACCGCCAGTCTTCCCTCCAACACAACAGAGCACAGGCACAGAACCGGTGATGAGCCCCAAGGAgcaaggaggaggctggggaagaCAGCAGAGGCTCCCAGGCTGCCGTGTGGAGGGAGAGCCCTCTTTGGAATGGGCTGAGTAAAGCCACCCAGCTCCCCCTGCACACCTCATAACCACTGCTAAGgctaaaggaaaaagacaaaactcaGTCTCAGGTCCAGAGGGCTCAGAAAACAGTCTAGGTGGGCAGGGGTCTGGACAACCATTAGTCCCGCTTGGCCTTCTTATTGTCACTGTTGCCATTTTCTTCAGCCCCCTCAGAAGAGAGCACCTCCTCCAGTTTCCGCTTGCCACTCTCTGGCTGAAGCTCTGCTGTGTTTCGGGGCTTGAAGCAAATGATGATGCAGGTCATGTTGTCACACCCTGTACCGTCCCCAGAAGTGTCTGGTGCCAGGCACTGATCCAGCAGCTACAAAAGGGACAAGGTAGGTAGCTCAGCTTCAGGGTTTGAACACCTTCCTAGGAACCTAAACTCCCAGAAGAGGGCTGACCCTGCTGAGACGGTGGCAGAAGGAGGGGAACAGGCAACAGACGTCACAGAACAGCCCGCTTGCTAGTGCATAAGGCATGAGAATAAGGCAGGGAAATGAAGGAAATGGAACTTTCTAGTCAGGTTTGgcatctatcagtaattactgaCACTTCCCAGCTCTGGTCTTAGCTCAGGTCAAAAGACAAAACCTTGGCTATGCAAACCAGATGCCCTCTCTCCTCTACCCAGGCACTCACCTCTTCCACGATGGATGACAATAACCGAAGCTCCCCATTTTCATCACGCTGGCTGATTTTTGATTGAATAAAGTCTATAACTTCCTGGCTGCTCATCACATTCCTGAGGTCAAAAACAATACTCTTCTTTAGTCCCACCAAGGCAAAAGAGAGGAATGCAGAGAGAGGTGATAGCCCCCAGGACCAATGTAAACACCTATGGAGATTGTCCTTTgctctgccttaggcttgggGGTTTTGACACCAAGATGTCTGCCTAGACTCTAATCCTAGCAGTTTGAGAAAAGTACTGAATGCAGCCATTAGAGGGATGAAAAAGCCAAACCAGCTCGGAACCCTacaagtaatgctgcaataaaaaagGGAATTTTAGGGCATTCCACTGGTGCTCACCATATGCCATCACAGGCAATGACCATGAATTCGTGGTCGTCAGTGAGAGTCAGCACCTTGATGTCAGGAAGGGCTGATATCATCTGTTCCTCAGGTGGCAAGTTCTTATTTCTCTTGTAGAAGTGGTCTCCTGAAGTAAAGGAATGGTTGAAGAGTATTTTAAGCACTCCGCAAAGACTTGTGCTCGAGGCTGGTCGAGCCTTGCCATTCATTTCCCTTCTTTACAAAGTTCCATAATCTAAGTGAATGGAAAACTGAGTTCTAGTTTTTCTAGTTTCAGCCCTATCTTCAGGTTGCTAAACCTTAGGTAGGTCACTACCTTTTTTAATCATCCAAAAATGACAGCTATCTTACCTATCTCATGGACACATTTTACAGACAAAAGTCATAGATACCAAAGGACTTGGAAAAAGGTACAAGGGCCTATTAAGATTAAAGTTTGCTACCAGGTAGTCTGGAAGAGAGAATAAGACCCCAGAAGTCTTCCCCACACTTTCCTAGCACTTACCAATGGCTCTGGAGAGGTTGAGGCCCCCGTTGACTCGCCCATCCATGGTGACCTTGCCACCAGCATTCTTGATGCGTGCTAGCTCCACTTCATCCTCCGGTTTGTGGTCATAGGACATGTCCAAAGCTTTGCCAGCCTCGGACACCACACAACGAGAGTCTCCTGCATTGGCTACAATCAACTGCTTCCCTCGTATCAGAGCCACCACCGCTGTTGTACCGCTGTCAGAGCCAGGcttaagaggaagaaagggagcaTCATGGGAGCTTCCGGACATAAGCTCCTCATTGGTGCTCCCCTGACCATTTGCTTATGCTTTCTCACTGGGACCACCAAAAGAGCTTTAACAGGAGAGGCATGGATTTAATCTTTCCAAAGACTAGAGCATGCTCTCTTTCTATTCTGCACTAACTGTATCCTAAAGACCTAGTTCCCCTTGTAGCATAAATGCCCCCATAACCAGGACTTCAGTACTAAGGCAGCAAGGAGATTCCCTGTCCCCAAATCACAATCAGGGAATCACATGTGCCTCTTGGCTTTTCCAGACTCACTGCTCCTTCCCTACATACCTCCTCCTTGCCTTCCATGCCCGGTACCAtcatctcctcttcttcctcgTCCTCTTCAGCCTCCTCAGTGTCATCTTCATCCTCCTCATTCTCTGCCTCTTCGCTGCTGTAGCCATCCTCTTCCTCACTGCATTCCTGCCAGAGGGATGATCCCAGGCTGCTGAGACTGGGAtgaccccctgcccccctccccccaactcatacTCAGAACCAAGAGGCCCTGACTGAACACAGATTCTGAGAGCACTGAAAGATACAACTATATGATCATGATAGAAAAAtctaggggaggggagaaggctaGATGGCTATAACTACTATCCTTCCAGGCAACACAGCCAGAAAATAAGTGGCCCAGAGAAGGAGATACCCAAATATCCAAAGTAACAACCACCACCTTCTTGTTCTCCCTCTGGGAGACAGACTCTGAAAGGCTAGAACTAGATCTATTTGTTATAGTACCAACAAAGGAAGAGGTTCGAAGGCTAATGGTTCCTATGTTGGTGAAAATAATGAATTCAAGAAAACCTTGGAATATAGTAGGTCTTGGGGGGTGATCTAAAAATAGAAGAAGGCGGGGTATCTGGTTGGCTTAGTCGggacagcatgcgactcttgatcttggagtcttgagttcaagccccgtgttgggtgtagaaattactttaaaaaaaaaaaatagaaggaaaagagcCAACAGCTATGCATGGTGACCAAAGAGGCCCTCTCTGCAGACTCAGCATCTGTCTGCTCCCACAAGCCCTTACCtcactgtcttcctcttcctcctctgcctcatcTGACTCATCCTCACTGTCCTCAAAGAACTTGGACTTAGCAACTCGAGGCAGCTTGTCAGAGGCTGAAGAGCAGGAAGGCCCAGCCTCACCAGTGGGAGTGCCAGGCTCACCACCTTGGCCTGCCTCAGTCCCACGTTCTGAGTTGGAGGAAAGGCCTGTGTGGGCCTTGGATGTGGGACCATTTTCCTCTGAAGAAGCTTCCCTAGATGGGTCCTCAGGTCCTGCCTCCCCGTTGAGACCCTGGGACCCTGGTTCCTCGCCTGTCCCAGCTCCAGATTTGCTGTGGGGAGCACCCTTGTGACAGTTCTGCCCGTAGCGTGTCAGCAGCTCTTCAATAGTCATGGTGGCCTCTTCATGCAGCAGTGCAGCCTCCTCATTGTCCACTGCAGGGAAGAGGCTGAatcagcacccccaccccagactctTCATGGGATCAGCCCCCCTTCCCACTTCCACAACCCTTGCAGGTAGAATTTCAACTTCCCCACCACCGCCCACTCCTAAGCCTCCTATCAAGCTTCCTATCAAGTCTTAGAACACCCCTTTGCTTCCTTCTCGAGTAATACCTGCCTGCATAGACTTCCTTTGGTCTTAGTCTTTCACCCTATTCTTAGTCAAAGGAATACTAGTTCTTTTATCACCTCTCATTTTTGATTGATAAGTTGGAAACCTCATTATGGCTAAGGACCCAGGAAGCCCACAATGCTAGTTTTAGGCCTATAGCCCAGGCTTAATGACAGTtccaagtcttaaaaaaaaaaggtcacataaACATTAACAGGAACCAGAGAGACCCCATCACAAtgaaatagataatatataaaaaaatgctTACAACTATGGACACTAGGTACAAAGGttaattctttctcctttcataaCCTCATGTAGTATAGGAGAACATAGGGTTCTTTAATGTGAGGACTCCCCAAGTCCCTAAGAAGTCATCCTCTCTTAGAATtgacacataatatatattaaagaagagttctttaaaatgctgatttctggggcgcctgggtggctcagtcgttaagtggctgcctttggctcaggtcatggtcccagggtcctgggatcgagccccgcatcaggcttcctgctcagtgggaagcctgcttctccctctcccactccccctgcttgttttcctgctcactatctctctctctctctttcaaataaataaataaataaatctttaataaataaataaataaataaataaataataaataaaataaaatgctgatttCCTCTCAAACAAGGGATGCCACActcaccatcatcttcatcagctactttttctttttcatcctcaTCCTCGGTGGGTCGCCCTGCAATCTGTGCCAGCTCCTTAATGACTTCCTCAGTGGTCAGTTTGGCATCAATAGCCAAGAAGGCATCTTCTAATGCCTGTATATAAGCCAAATAGTATGAGGCAAGTTGAAAAAGTACAGTGGGTACAACATGAATTGCCTATATACAACCTGGGTACAAAGATGGCATGCAAATTACAGTGTGATCCACCATACAAGGAGAcactctcatataaataaaaaacagttcAGAGACCTGAGATTAATGAAGCAGCTCTAAAAACATCCAAGTGGAAATAGAATTCTTTAAGAAATGCAATAAGCAGCAGCTTACTggcaacaagacagaaaaagccAAGGACTAGAAAACAAGGGAAAGGCTACAGAAGTAGAGAAGGAGCATTACGAAAAGACAGACCTTTTGTAGCTTGCCTTCTTTGTAGGCCTTCTGATCTTTGATGATATCAGGAAGATATTTGGCACAGTACAAGGCAACTTCCTCCCCTAGAAGAAAAGTAAGGTCACCCAGAGCACTGCTTCCCacatataaagtgaaataatatttatatgccTTACTGGAGTGAACCCCAAGGGTCGAGGAAATAACTATTTTATACAACTGAAACCTATGTGAAAGATAATTGTTTAGGAAGTTCTGATCCACAAAATAGATTTCACCATCAACTTTTGCAGTGCTAAATTCATATaccttttttgcttttctcaccTGTATACTTAGttctcagtggaaaaaaaataaattctaatacaGGAAGAGGCTTTTTGGATTAAAACAAGACCTGGTGAGATTATAAACCAATACAATAGCCTGTTAGGAAGGTAGAATggcaaaatagagaaaacagCACTGGGAAGGAAATGATATCTTAGGACCAGAaccttggaaaggaaaagaacaaaggacCTGTTCTTGCCCCCTAAAGTCTGGAACTGGAGTTCAAGAATGTCACCAATATGATCCGCTTAAGTTACCTCCATGTCCATCATAGACAGAAAACATGGCTGTCTCACTGTCCAACTCAGGAATACAGTTGTGAGCATCCTAGGAAAAAGAGAGCATAATTAACATTTCTGAAGGTCAAAGGATGTTCTTCCTTGTGCACCTCAGGTCGTGAGGATCGCCTTCACGCCTTAACCTCACTAACCCTTCCCTGGCTGACCTACATGGCctagaaataagaaaggaaaatgggatgataaaataagaaaagtagtacaggggagggagaaaggaaaggggccAAGGGAGGGAAgtaggggaggaaaggaaggggggagggtggaagggagagagatgAATCAGGTCACTACCTCTGCAGTCTAGCAGCCTCAGCCTAGGAGATCTCAGTCCAGATGGCAGAATGTTTGGCTATTGGAACTCTAGACCTGACCTTTTGGATTTGTGGCAACTATGGGAAGAACCAGAATAAAGGATCTTTAAAGtcacttccagactcattctatgaatcAGTgaacttcaaggaaaaaaatgttagggAAGATAGCAAAGAGAGACCTGAGGGCATTACCAGCCTGACAAGTTTCTAGGAGAATCCTAAAACAACATAAGTGAAAGGACTAAAATTTGTAGAACTATATACACTTATACCACCACTTCCCCAAAGCACCATCTAACAAACAAATTATTCCCCTCTTCTCTCAAAGTTTAACTCACTCAATAAGTTACCCTCAGGCTAGGCAGAGGATATATTTACAAAAGAATCTTCCCAACAAATAATGTTATTAAACTACACTGTGTTTAGTATTTGTTAACTGGAATTTACAATGCCCCATGTAATCAGCCTTCCCACCTCCTACCCCCAGCTGGAAATAAGAtatcattcattgctgatggcaTTAGCACACCTGAAGAGAAGTCTGCAATGGTCCTGCTGCAACAACATTGCGGTTTCAAGGCTGGGCTTGATCAAATTCTTCTAATAATAAAACTCTGCCACCCCAAACAAATATTCCAGGCTATGCCATAATTCAAGCCAAGATGTTGAACCTAGGTGAGAGTGTGCTGCAGCTTACTCTGCCCCATCTTGGAACACAACCCCACCTCCCTGTTAGgtactttctaaaacaaaaagaatataatcagctATTTACTTTGATTATCTTTGTGAAAGTTAAtggttctccttcctctttcaggCATTTAAACTTTTCTAGCTGTATCAATACTTAGGAAATCAGTGCAGTGGTTCTTCTGTTGTCCCTGCAATAAGACTATGCTTTCATTATacaaatctagaaaataaaagctattttaagGTAGTAAAcgagagaatggaaaaataactattttgtaTTTCCCTCTCATTGATTCCCAGAGAAAGTGTCCCAGAATCTAATGGGCTGCATGAAAGGCCCTCAATGGCCTATCTAACAAAGCTGTCAACAACCGCCTCTAAGCCTCATCCCCAGGACCCGGAGAGCAGCAGAGACCAAAGGtcatcttctccctcttccgATCACTCCAccaccagccacactggcctcccttcCCTCAGAGCCAGGGTTAGTTGACCTTACTGGACCTACCTCTCCTCTTTCTGCACCTTTTGGCCTGCCTTTATGACTATCTATTGCCTCAGCATCCtccaccagtggttctcagactttaatGTGCCTAAGAATTCATTTGTTATTCCTTCACCAAATATCTGAGTATCCATTATGTTCCAGGATCAGTTCTGGGTGTTTGGTAATATCAGTGAATAAAATGAAGACCTGCGCTTCATAAAAAAAACTTACATTCTCACAAGGAATATACacaataaacacaataaatagtTAAATCATATAGCATGATGATATAACTCCTATAGAAAGATGATGGTGCTATGGAATAAAGGAAAGGTAGAACAGGACTGAGTTGGATTACAGAAAAGTGGCGGGAGAACTGAATCGGCATGGGACACAGTGTGATACAGGCTTGCTAAGGCCATAAGCAACTGTACCTCAGCAGTCACTACCTAAGTCATGCTGTATCTAATTAGTATCAACAAAACAGTTGTGTCATATTAATGTTGACTTTAATTCTGTTAATTTTGTAATGTGGTTTGTTGGCATGGAATTTATGCCCAGTTCTGTTTGTACTCATTTAAGTaacaaattaaaattgttttagtgAATTCTGGAGTTCCACAAGTATtgctctccttaaaaaaaaaaaaaaaaaaaaaaaatccatggaagaGCTCCaagatattttgttaaataaggAAAGCAAAGTGCAGAAGGAAAGCAAAGTACAGAATGACATATTTAGTAAGCTGCTTTTGTGTAAGAAGAGGGAGCACAGGAATAGATATTTGTCTTTTCACACTGTAATACTACATGGATacacagaaaactaaagaaaaacagttaactgtagggggagcaggagggtaCAGAGGGATGGGAGCAAGATGAGCcattggaatatttatttttttcaaaagtaaattagattttttttaaagattttatttatttatttgacagagagagacacagcgagagagggaacacaagcagggggagtgggagagggagaagcaggcttcctgccgagcagggagcccgatgtagggctcgatcccaggaccctgagatcatgacctgagccgaaggcagatgcttaacaactgagccacccaggcgcccctaaattagatatttttaaaagactcagtgtagggcgcctgggtggctcagttggttaagcgactgccttcggctcaggtcatgatcctggagtcccggtatcgagtcccgcatcgggctccctgctcggcggggagtctgcttctccctctgaccctcccccctctcatgtgctctctctcattctctctctctcaaataaataaataaaatctttaaaaaaaaaaaaagactcagtgtaaaactaaaatttgagaaattgGTCCAACTAATTCCACTTTTTGATAGGGGAGGGAAGAGCAGTCTACTTGTCCACTCCTTCCCAGTGGAACAGGTCAATCATTCTCCGCCCTGCAATATGCCACTCTAAATCACAGCCGTACCATCTCTTTTGAACCCACACCGATACTCAAATCATCTTTTTTTGTGTTCCTCACAAAAGCATGTGAAGCAGATCTAGCTTCATATGAACATATGAAAAAAGAGcaatcaaagaaatgaatattaaaaacaaggaaatatccTTTTGTGCAAATTAGAATAAtgaaaaagattaataataacTAGTGATAATAAGAGTAAGTAAAAACACATTCTCATAGCCTGACCAACAAGAATATAAATTAGTATAGCCTTCCTGGAGCACAATTTggtaatatgtataaaaatttcaaatgtgcATGCCCTTTGATCTACTAATTGGACttccaaaagtttattttatgaaaGTAGTACAAAGGTACAAAGAAAGACAACGGTACAAGGATATGTATAAGAACGTTCactatagcattatttataataaaaaaacaattatgaaCATCCAAATTTCCATGAAGAAATTAGATTACAAGTGGTACATCCCTCCAATAGAATGCAGCTATTAGAAATGAATATgtggggggtggctcagtcagttaaacatctgcctttggctcaggtcatgatctcagggtcctcagggtcctgggatcgaggctccctgctcagtggggaatctgtttctccctctccctctgcccttgcccctgctcatgccccccacccccgcctctctcaaataaataaaatctttaaaaaaataaaaagtaaaaaaaaaatgaatgtgttcaTTTGGAAATGTGTTCACAATATAAgtgataaaaggagaaaaaaaataaaaagcacctctatatactgtatatatatgcTAGAAGTCTGGGTGGAGAGTAAGAGTTGGATaacaattattttctattttttaactttaaaaatttttgtacaaTATGCCATATTGTTCTGGTTTGAATGATAAGGATGACAAAATGAACCTATGAACTGTCCTAAAGTGGCCATGCTACGATATACTGCAGGATTTCTGGCCAGCTATTTCTTGGtgtgcctccattttctcttctataataTGGAATAAGAATAGCTACCTTAGTTACCCTTATCACAGAACTGTGATGCAATAGTTGCAAAATATGTAAAACTCCTTTTAAACtggaatttaataataaatattctgtTCTGAAATTCAGCACCTAcctcacatttttcttctctattcttaCTCTCAAAGAGGAATGCCTACCATAAAGATTCATCTTATACCTTGAGGTCTCAGTTCCTAGAACTACTCCACATTATCTTCTCTTCCACTTCCTGGTAAGGCTCTGGATCTGGATCTATTTTATCACTTGGAATTGTTCTACCTTCTCTAAGTACTTTAGTTTCCCCCTTTGCATCTCTGTTCAGAGCCTCCCTACCTTtacccttgcttttctttctctctgaccttTCTGAGCCAGAGCCAAGTATTTCAACACTGTCTCTTAGCAATCTAGAAAAACTCATCCAACCTTGTATAACCCGACCAACTGCTTTCTTTACCCCTGAATCAGAGTCACTAAGTATTGCTAGTCATAAAATGTCATGAAATCATGTTGATTGTGCACCCTAATtccattcagcatttttttttcacatgttctGTATTGACGCTTAAATATATTAACCACAGTCAGTCACAAACCTTTCCCACACTGTTCAAGTtctcaatgcttttttttttttttaagattttatttattttttgacagagagagacacagcgagagagggaacacaagcagggggagtgggagagggagaagcaggcttcccacagagcagggagcccgatgaggggctcgatcccacctgagccaaaggcagacacccaacaactgagccacccaggagccctctcaATGCTCTTCTTTCACTCTTAGCAGAT is part of the Neomonachus schauinslandi chromosome 10, ASM220157v2, whole genome shotgun sequence genome and harbors:
- the PPM1G gene encoding protein phosphatase 1G isoform X3; translated protein: MFPSLLPSPWFGGTLKLVEDAHNCIPELDSETAMFSVYDGHGGEEVALYCAKYLPDIIKDQKAYKEGKLQKALEDAFLAIDAKLTTEEVIKELAQIAGRPTEDEDEKEKVADEDDVDNEEAALLHEEATMTIEELLTRYGQNCHKGAPHSKSGAGTGEEPGSQGLNGEAGPEDPSREASSEENGPTSKAHTGLSSNSERGTEAGQGGEPGTPTGEAGPSCSSASDKLPRVAKSKFFEDSEDESDEAEEEEEDSEEAEEDEEEEEMMVPGMEGKEEPGSDSGTTAVVALIRGKQLIVANAGDSRCVVSEAGKALDMSYDHKPEDEVELARIKNAGGKVTMDGRVNGGLNLSRAIGDHFYKRNKNLPPEEQMISALPDIKVLTLTDDHEFMVIACDGIWNVMSSQEVIDFIQSKISQRDENGELRLLSSIVEELLDQCLAPDTSGDGTGCDNMTCIIICFKPRNTAELQPESGKRKLEEVLSSEGAEENGNSDNKKAKRD
- the PPM1G gene encoding protein phosphatase 1G isoform X1; its protein translation is MGAYLSQPNTVKCSGDGVGASRLPLPYGFSAMQGWRVSMEDAHNCIPELDSETAMFSVYDGHGGEEVALYCAKYLPDIIKDQKAYKEGKLQKALEDAFLAIDAKLTTEEVIKELAQIAGRPTEDEDEKEKVADEDDVDNEEAALLHEEATMTIEELLTRYGQNCHKGAPHSKSGAGTGEEPGSQGLNGEAGPEDPSREASSEENGPTSKAHTGLSSNSERGTEAGQGGEPGTPTGEAGPSCSSASDKLPRVAKSKFFEDSEDESDEAEEEEEDSEECSEEEDGYSSEEAENEEDEDDTEEAEEDEEEEEMMVPGMEGKEEPGSDSGTTAVVALIRGKQLIVANAGDSRCVVSEAGKALDMSYDHKPEDEVELARIKNAGGKVTMDGRVNGGLNLSRAIGDHFYKRNKNLPPEEQMISALPDIKVLTLTDDHEFMVIACDGIWNVMSSQEVIDFIQSKISQRDENGELRLLSSIVEELLDQCLAPDTSGDGTGCDNMTCIIICFKPRNTAELQPESGKRKLEEVLSSEGAEENGNSDNKKAKRD
- the PPM1G gene encoding protein phosphatase 1G isoform X2 — encoded protein: MFPSLLPSPWFGGTLKLVEDAHNCIPELDSETAMFSVYDGHGGEEVALYCAKYLPDIIKDQKAYKEGKLQKALEDAFLAIDAKLTTEEVIKELAQIAGRPTEDEDEKEKVADEDDVDNEEAALLHEEATMTIEELLTRYGQNCHKGAPHSKSGAGTGEEPGSQGLNGEAGPEDPSREASSEENGPTSKAHTGLSSNSERGTEAGQGGEPGTPTGEAGPSCSSASDKLPRVAKSKFFEDSEDESDEAEEEEEDSEECSEEEDGYSSEEAENEEDEDDTEEAEEDEEEEEMMVPGMEGKEEPGSDSGTTAVVALIRGKQLIVANAGDSRCVVSEAGKALDMSYDHKPEDEVELARIKNAGGKVTMDGRVNGGLNLSRAIGDHFYKRNKNLPPEEQMISALPDIKVLTLTDDHEFMVIACDGIWNVMSSQEVIDFIQSKISQRDENGELRLLSSIVEELLDQCLAPDTSGDGTGCDNMTCIIICFKPRNTAELQPESGKRKLEEVLSSEGAEENGNSDNKKAKRD